Proteins encoded in a region of the Mesoflavibacter profundi genome:
- a CDS encoding GNAT family N-acetyltransferase: MKTDLQIIPFKKPYSTDFYKLNKEWLETYFYVEPLDEDVLSQPEKYIINKGGYIFFAKLNDTIVGTYAFMPLKDIDGFELTKMAVLPEMRGQKIGHKLLEHAINFARENKFKSLLLYSNRSLENAIYLYKKIGFKEVKLEPNTPYKRADIKMEFNMN, from the coding sequence AAAACCATATAGTACGGATTTTTATAAACTAAATAAAGAATGGTTAGAAACCTATTTTTATGTAGAACCTTTAGATGAAGACGTTTTAAGCCAACCTGAAAAGTATATTATTAACAAAGGTGGTTATATCTTTTTTGCAAAATTAAACGATACAATAGTTGGTACATATGCTTTTATGCCATTAAAAGACATTGATGGATTTGAATTAACTAAAATGGCTGTTTTACCAGAAATGAGAGGTCAAAAAATAGGACATAAATTATTAGAACATGCTATAAATTTTGCTAGAGAAAATAAGTTTAAAAGCTTATTACTTTATTCTAACAGATCGTTAGAAAACGCCATTTATTTGTATAAAAAAATTGGTTTTAAAGAGGTAAAACTAGAACCAAATACACCTTACAAAAGAGCAGATATTAAAATGGAATTTAATATGAATTAA
- a CDS encoding isocitrate lyase produces MKNLFDTNYNSALQTIQDLKAKFGTTWEAISAQNGARMRFQNQFKTGLDIAKYTAAIMRKDMAEYDADASNYTQSLGCWHGFVAQQKMIAVKKHHNTTNKRYLYLSGWMVAALRSEFGPLPDQSMHEKTAVPALIAEIYDFLRQADAIELNDLFRRLELGEDVQDQIDNFQTHIVPIIADIDAGFGNEEATYLLAKKMIQAGACAIQIENQVSDAKQCGHQDGKVTVPHEDFIAKLNAVRYAFLELGVDDGIIVARTDSEGAGLTQKLPVSKTKGDLASKYLEFVDANPVNIEDVTENEVLLKRNGQLVKPVRLANGLYKFKEGSNIDRVVLDCITSLQNGADLLWIETPTPNVKQIAHMVNRVKDVVPNAKLVYNNSPSFNWTLNFRNQVYEEMLAEGENMTAYDRNNLMDAEYDNTELSFRADQKIKTFQIDAAREAGVFHHLITLPTYHTTALHMNDLTKGYFGKDGMLAYVKDVQRQEIRKGVACVKHQRMAGSDLGDDHKTFFAGDNALKAGGAKNTSNQFETKKQVKKEENTISVVA; encoded by the coding sequence ATGAAAAATTTATTTGATACTAATTACAATTCTGCTTTACAAACAATACAAGATTTAAAAGCAAAATTTGGTACAACTTGGGAAGCAATTTCGGCACAAAATGGCGCAAGAATGAGATTTCAAAATCAGTTTAAAACAGGTTTAGATATTGCAAAATATACTGCAGCTATTATGCGAAAAGATATGGCAGAATATGATGCAGATGCTTCAAATTACACACAGTCTTTAGGTTGTTGGCATGGTTTTGTGGCACAGCAAAAAATGATTGCTGTAAAAAAACATCATAATACGACAAATAAAAGATACTTATACTTATCGGGTTGGATGGTAGCTGCATTACGTTCAGAATTTGGACCATTACCAGATCAATCTATGCACGAAAAAACAGCAGTTCCTGCTTTAATTGCAGAGATTTATGATTTTTTACGTCAAGCAGATGCAATAGAATTAAACGATTTATTTAGACGTTTAGAATTAGGCGAAGATGTACAAGATCAAATAGATAATTTTCAAACGCATATCGTACCAATTATAGCAGATATAGATGCTGGTTTTGGTAATGAAGAAGCAACATATTTATTAGCAAAAAAAATGATTCAAGCTGGTGCATGTGCGATACAGATTGAAAACCAAGTGTCTGATGCCAAACAATGCGGTCATCAAGATGGAAAAGTAACTGTACCACATGAAGATTTTATTGCAAAATTAAATGCGGTTAGATATGCATTTTTAGAGCTTGGAGTTGATGATGGGATTATTGTAGCCAGAACAGATTCTGAAGGTGCAGGATTAACACAAAAGCTTCCGGTAAGTAAAACAAAAGGCGATTTGGCATCTAAATATTTAGAGTTTGTAGATGCAAATCCAGTTAATATTGAAGACGTAACCGAAAATGAAGTATTGTTAAAACGAAACGGACAATTAGTAAAACCTGTACGATTAGCCAACGGATTGTATAAATTTAAAGAAGGCTCTAATATAGATAGAGTAGTGCTAGATTGTATAACAAGCTTACAAAATGGCGCAGATCTTTTATGGATAGAAACGCCAACACCAAACGTAAAGCAAATAGCACATATGGTAAATCGTGTTAAAGATGTTGTGCCTAATGCTAAATTAGTTTACAATAATTCACCATCGTTTAATTGGACGTTAAACTTTAGAAATCAAGTCTATGAAGAGATGTTAGCCGAAGGCGAAAACATGACTGCTTATGACCGTAATAATTTAATGGATGCAGAATATGATAATACCGAATTATCGTTTAGAGCAGATCAAAAAATTAAAACGTTTCAGATAGATGCAGCTCGAGAAGCAGGCGTTTTTCATCACTTAATAACATTACCTACGTATCATACTACAGCGTTACACATGAACGATTTAACTAAAGGGTATTTTGGTAAAGATGGTATGTTAGCTTACGTTAAAGATGTGCAAAGACAAGAAATACGTAAAGGTGTAGCTTGTGTAAAACACCAACGTATGGCTGGATCTGATTTAGGAGACGACCATAAAACATTTTTTGCAGGAGATAATGCTTTAAAAGCTGGTGGCGCAAAAAATACTTCAAATCAATTTGAAACTAAAAAACAGGTTAAAAAAGAGGAAAATACTATAAGCGTTGTTGCTTAA
- the aceB gene encoding malate synthase A, producing the protein MEYSTLKLPTVQFSKAVKQYYPEILTDEALEFLSALHEKFNSNRLQLLSRRVEQQKVFDQGKFPEFPRETKAIREGDWTANAIPEDLQDRRVEITGPVDRKMIINALNSGAKTFMADLEDSNAPSWKNSIEGQQNLLDANNKSIILHDSKRDKTYKLNDQTAVLLVRPRGLHLNERHLLFNDQEASGSLLDFGLYVFHNAKTMLENGTAPYFYLPKLEHYLEARWWNEVFTFAENYLNVPVGTFKATVLIETITASFQLDEIIYELKDHIVGLNCGRWDYIFSYIKKFRNHPNFVVPNRDQVTMTSPFMDAYSKLVIQRCHKRGILAIGGMAAQIPIKNNESANKTALEKVRKDKEREVKNGHDGTWVAHPALVEVAMNEFDKYMKTPNQLHVTRDDITITEEDLVEIPKGTVTEAGIRKNINVGILYIEAWLRGFGAVALYNLMEDAATAEISRTQVWQWLKNEVTLEDGRVFNNQLFTDIFDDEVEKLITEIGDDAIKNTKFELAISLFKSLVTATEFEEFLTLPAYKYL; encoded by the coding sequence ATGGAATACAGCACATTAAAATTACCAACAGTACAATTTTCTAAAGCGGTAAAACAGTATTACCCAGAAATTTTAACCGATGAAGCTTTAGAGTTTCTTTCTGCTTTACACGAAAAGTTTAATTCTAATAGATTACAATTATTATCAAGACGTGTAGAACAACAAAAGGTGTTTGATCAAGGTAAATTTCCAGAATTTCCTAGAGAAACTAAAGCCATAAGAGAAGGTGATTGGACAGCAAATGCAATTCCGGAAGATTTACAAGATAGACGCGTAGAAATCACTGGTCCAGTAGATAGAAAGATGATTATTAATGCATTAAACTCTGGTGCAAAAACCTTTATGGCAGATCTAGAAGATAGTAATGCGCCAAGTTGGAAAAACTCAATCGAAGGTCAACAAAACTTATTAGATGCAAATAATAAGTCTATTATTTTACACGATAGCAAACGCGATAAAACCTATAAATTAAACGATCAAACAGCAGTATTATTAGTGCGTCCAAGAGGATTGCATTTAAACGAAAGACATCTTTTATTTAATGATCAAGAAGCGTCTGGAAGTTTATTAGATTTTGGTTTATATGTGTTCCATAACGCAAAAACTATGTTAGAAAACGGAACAGCGCCATACTTTTATCTACCAAAATTAGAACATTATTTAGAAGCGCGTTGGTGGAATGAGGTTTTTACCTTTGCCGAAAACTATTTAAATGTTCCAGTTGGCACATTTAAAGCAACGGTTTTAATCGAAACTATTACGGCTAGTTTTCAGTTAGATGAAATTATTTACGAGTTAAAAGATCATATTGTCGGACTTAATTGCGGACGTTGGGATTACATTTTTTCATACATCAAAAAGTTTAGAAATCATCCAAATTTTGTTGTTCCAAATCGCGATCAAGTAACAATGACGTCGCCATTTATGGACGCTTATTCAAAATTAGTAATCCAAAGATGTCATAAAAGAGGCATTTTAGCAATTGGCGGAATGGCGGCGCAAATTCCTATAAAAAATAACGAATCAGCTAATAAAACAGCGTTAGAAAAAGTAAGAAAAGACAAAGAACGCGAAGTAAAAAATGGTCACGATGGGACTTGGGTAGCACATCCAGCATTGGTAGAAGTAGCAATGAATGAATTTGATAAATACATGAAAACGCCAAATCAACTTCATGTTACAAGAGATGATATTACTATAACAGAAGAAGATTTAGTAGAAATCCCAAAAGGAACTGTAACCGAAGCAGGAATAAGAAAAAATATTAACGTTGGTATTCTTTATATCGAAGCTTGGCTACGTGGTTTTGGTGCAGTTGCGCTATATAATTTAATGGAAGATGCAGCTACAGCAGAAATCTCTAGAACTCAAGTTTGGCAATGGTTAAAAAATGAAGTAACTCTTGAAGATGGACGTGTATTTAACAACCAATTATTTACTGATATTTTTGATGATGAAGTTGAAAAATTGATCACAGAAATAGGAGACGATGCTATTAAAAATACAAAATTTGAATTAGCGATATCGTTATTTAAATCTTTGGTAACTGCTACCGAATTTGAAGAGTTTTTAACATTACCAGCTTATAAATACTTATAA